In one window of Legionella fallonii LLAP-10 DNA:
- a CDS encoding rhamnan synthesis F family protein codes for MPSLECGIENMEMNALIQKVLGRIKRIFNKKNDVQQQLLALEQSYLFTKGNDIRNYNPESAVVMPMFVNLREQETEDSPLDLETKYGFAWLDATRMALNQASLAEAAACPVNEDRFAIVIHAFYEDILLEIIQFLRRIDNVTFKLYVSSPNERVVRSILEESGFDFYLEKTNNHGRDVLPFLQIMKRVKLDGYGLIIKVHTKKSLHRSDGHRWRQDLYNKLLKKTAVEEGLKLFQADSKLGLLVPENHLLPVTLHLGNNMHHLLSLSHRLGVSARELLELKFAAGTMFMARVSALEPLLSLNLNADDFEAEAGQVDGTLAHAIERAIAVSVYSIGLRVKNISDKQFVNSDS; via the coding sequence TTGCCAAGCCTTGAATGCGGCATAGAAAACATGGAGATGAATGCGTTGATACAGAAAGTATTGGGTAGAATAAAACGAATATTCAATAAAAAAAATGATGTCCAACAGCAGCTTTTAGCGCTAGAACAATCTTACTTATTTACTAAAGGTAATGACATAAGAAATTACAACCCCGAGTCTGCGGTTGTAATGCCAATGTTCGTTAATTTACGAGAACAAGAGACAGAGGATTCTCCTTTAGACTTAGAAACTAAGTATGGGTTTGCATGGCTTGATGCAACAAGAATGGCTTTAAATCAAGCTTCTCTTGCCGAGGCAGCGGCCTGTCCCGTCAATGAAGATAGATTTGCTATTGTGATTCACGCTTTTTATGAGGACATATTGCTAGAAATAATTCAATTTCTACGGCGCATCGATAATGTGACTTTCAAATTGTATGTTTCAAGCCCCAATGAGCGTGTAGTTCGGAGTATTTTGGAAGAGAGCGGATTTGATTTTTACTTGGAAAAAACCAATAACCACGGCAGAGATGTTTTGCCCTTTTTGCAGATCATGAAACGGGTAAAATTAGATGGTTATGGTCTAATTATTAAAGTACACACTAAAAAATCTTTGCATCGATCGGATGGACATCGTTGGCGGCAGGATTTATATAATAAGCTGTTAAAAAAGACGGCTGTAGAGGAAGGGCTAAAGCTATTTCAAGCGGATTCTAAATTAGGTCTACTAGTTCCGGAGAATCATCTTTTACCAGTAACTTTACATCTTGGAAACAATATGCATCATCTTCTTAGCTTGTCTCATCGTTTAGGTGTTTCAGCGAGAGAGCTATTGGAGTTAAAATTTGCTGCTGGCACTATGTTTATGGCAAGAGTTTCAGCATTAGAGCCTTTGCTCTCTTTAAATTTAAATGCAGATGATTTTGAGGCGGAAGCTGGACAGGTTGATGGTACTCTGGCTCATGCTATTGAAAGGGCAATAGCGGTGAGTGTTTATTCTATTGGTTTGCGGGTCAAAAACATTAGTGACAAGCAATTCGTAAATTCAGACAGTTAA
- a CDS encoding ABC transporter permease gives MGSSLSKNHPMQMFLMLGRHRDLIWQLIKRDVLMKYRGSFGGLLWLLLVPLLMLSLYTLVFGVFMHIQWPGVTNNLMYSLIIYIGLILLNFFSECLSRSPTTIVNNANFVKKVVFPVEIYPWIIVGSALFHAIINTLILAVFCLVLLGKIHITMLLLPLLFLPLILITLGMSWFLCSAGVYVRDIAHMMVFTMQIIMYLSPVFYSLSMLPEVFQKILLINPLTFVIEQARSLILFGNLPQWTGLGIYFIASIIIAYLGFIGFQKTKDGFADVL, from the coding sequence ATGGGCAGTAGTCTATCAAAAAATCATCCTATGCAAATGTTTTTAATGCTAGGACGCCATCGTGATCTCATTTGGCAACTGATTAAGCGCGATGTATTAATGAAATACCGTGGTTCTTTTGGGGGCCTATTGTGGTTATTGCTAGTCCCGTTGCTAATGCTAAGCCTTTATACGCTAGTTTTTGGTGTATTCATGCATATCCAGTGGCCCGGTGTGACTAATAACTTAATGTATTCTTTAATCATATACATTGGCCTAATCCTCTTGAATTTTTTTTCTGAATGTTTGAGCAGATCTCCCACTACAATAGTCAATAATGCCAACTTTGTGAAAAAAGTAGTGTTCCCTGTAGAAATTTATCCATGGATAATTGTAGGTTCAGCCCTATTCCATGCCATTATAAATACATTAATATTAGCCGTATTTTGTTTAGTACTACTAGGAAAAATTCACATCACTATGCTGCTACTTCCTCTGCTATTTTTACCTTTAATTTTAATCACTCTTGGCATGAGCTGGTTTCTTTGTTCCGCAGGGGTCTATGTAAGAGATATCGCTCATATGATGGTTTTTACCATGCAAATTATTATGTATCTTTCTCCAGTTTTTTATTCATTAAGCATGTTACCTGAGGTATTTCAAAAAATTCTGCTTATTAATCCACTAACATTTGTAATTGAACAAGCAAGAAGCCTCATCCTTTTTGGGAACTTACCACAATGGACAGGTCTTGGAATTTATTTCATAGCTAGTATTATTATTGCTTATTTAGGATTTATTGGATTCCAGAAAACAAAAGATGGGTTTGCGGACGTTTTATAA
- a CDS encoding class I SAM-dependent methyltransferase, protein MGEIFKKELPNPVLSYTGERFTEGHDIETEIEHYHRYFFARSYCRGKDVLDIASGEGYGSAILAQVAASVVGVDICAEAVSHAQMVHTYPNLRYLMGDVCKIPLDDQSVDVVVSFETLEHFYEHDLFMQEVKRVLRPDGQLIISTPNSDIYSAIGIPANPYHVNELTKIEFTGLCRKYFKYMSLLNQRTLVGSVLVGEGDTAELPILFESRGQDYVESSKGLSRAFYLISILSDVEHMTVHNSIYINGGIRDSLNSTSQLFHQMLTEKNRHIENLEHSTLHKDKHIENLEHSTLHKDKHIENLENTTRHKDKHIENLENMILDKDRQIKYLKILIEGKEQHVFQQNNESHDFQEQSSKSAITWIRKKILSRKEIRICSKSTYFDASWYLAQYPDVKESGINPVVHYVQFGALEQRDPGPNFSTKNYLKANPKVRKKGINPLFHFEQQA, encoded by the coding sequence ATGGGTGAAATTTTTAAAAAAGAACTACCTAATCCTGTATTGTCTTACACAGGCGAGCGTTTTACCGAAGGGCATGACATTGAAACAGAAATAGAGCATTATCATAGATATTTTTTTGCGAGATCTTATTGTAGAGGCAAAGATGTTTTAGATATTGCCTCCGGCGAAGGATATGGTTCTGCTATTCTTGCTCAGGTAGCCGCTTCAGTCGTTGGTGTTGATATATGCGCCGAAGCCGTATCACATGCACAAATGGTTCATACTTATCCAAACCTCAGATATCTTATGGGGGATGTGTGCAAAATACCTCTTGATGACCAGTCTGTGGATGTAGTCGTTTCTTTTGAAACGCTAGAGCATTTTTACGAACATGATTTATTCATGCAAGAAGTAAAGCGTGTTTTGCGTCCAGATGGGCAATTAATCATTAGTACCCCTAACAGTGATATTTATTCAGCAATTGGCATTCCTGCAAATCCTTATCATGTTAATGAACTAACTAAAATAGAATTTACTGGTTTATGTAGAAAATATTTCAAATATATGAGTCTGCTTAACCAACGTACTTTGGTTGGGTCTGTATTGGTCGGAGAAGGTGATACAGCTGAGTTGCCTATACTATTTGAATCTAGAGGCCAAGATTATGTTGAGAGTTCAAAAGGCTTATCAAGGGCATTTTATCTAATTTCTATTTTATCAGATGTAGAGCACATGACCGTTCATAATAGTATCTATATTAATGGAGGTATTAGAGATTCACTTAATTCGACGTCACAGCTTTTTCATCAAATGTTAACAGAAAAAAATAGACATATAGAGAATTTGGAGCATTCTACCCTTCACAAAGACAAGCATATAGAGAATTTAGAGCATTCTACCCTTCACAAAGACAAGCATATAGAAAATCTAGAGAATACTACTCGTCACAAAGACAAGCATATAGAAAATCTAGAGAATATGATTCTTGATAAAGATAGACAGATAAAATACCTGAAGATTCTTATCGAAGGTAAAGAGCAGCATGTGTTTCAGCAAAACAATGAGAGCCATGATTTTCAAGAGCAATCTTCAAAGTCAGCTATTACTTGGATAAGGAAAAAAATATTAAGTAGAAAAGAAATTAGAATTTGCAGCAAGAGTACTTATTTTGATGCGAGTTGGTATTTGGCTCAGTATCCTGATGTGAAAGAATCTGGAATAAATCCCGTTGTACATTATGTTCAGTTTGGTGCCTTAGAGCAACGAGATCCAGGGCCTAATTTCTCCACAAAGAATTATTTAAAGGCAAATCCTAAAGTGCGAAAAAAAGGGATTAATCCTTTATTTCATTTTGAACAGCAGGCATAA
- a CDS encoding ABC transporter ATP-binding protein: MSPETVIQVRNIGKCYHIYEKPHERMLQVLMRSRKKYYREFWALNDVSFDVRKGETIGIIGRNGSGKSTLLQMICGTLTPTQGTIKTKGRIAALLELGSGFNPEFTGRENVYMNGTIYGLSKKEIDNRYQDICDFADIGDFIEQPVKTYSSGMMVRLAFAVIAHVDADIIVIDEALAVGDAFFTQKCMRFLRQFMQKGTVLFVSHDTASVRNLCNRAIWIEKGSIVQEGSPKEVCDQYLEAFYEVQQGKSNSIEFKTKALDDIHTFIDQRLVYINQSNLRNDLRVFKFDPDAASFGKGGAQIYDVRLLNQKGESLAWIVGGEKVTLHITAKANQDLHSPIIGFYIKDRLGQTLFGDNTFLTYSSETVVCAQNSIIHADFVFYMPLLPCGEYSINVAIASGSQETHEQHHWIHDALFFKSESSSVSSGLVGIPMQEIKLNVLEEIDTSYVS, encoded by the coding sequence ATGTCTCCTGAAACGGTGATTCAGGTAAGAAATATAGGTAAGTGCTACCACATTTATGAAAAGCCGCATGAGCGCATGTTACAGGTTCTAATGCGTAGTCGTAAAAAATATTATCGTGAATTTTGGGCATTGAATGATGTATCTTTTGATGTAAGAAAGGGAGAAACCATTGGCATTATTGGTCGCAATGGGAGTGGTAAATCAACTTTATTACAAATGATTTGTGGTACATTAACGCCAACACAGGGTACTATCAAAACAAAGGGGCGTATTGCCGCCTTATTAGAATTAGGTTCAGGATTTAATCCTGAGTTTACCGGCCGTGAAAATGTGTACATGAATGGCACAATATATGGTTTAAGCAAAAAGGAGATTGACAATCGCTATCAGGATATCTGTGATTTTGCAGATATTGGAGATTTTATTGAACAACCGGTGAAAACTTATTCCAGTGGTATGATGGTTCGTTTAGCTTTTGCTGTAATAGCCCATGTTGATGCAGATATAATCGTAATTGATGAAGCGCTCGCAGTGGGCGATGCATTTTTTACGCAAAAATGTATGCGGTTTTTACGTCAATTTATGCAGAAGGGGACTGTGCTTTTTGTTAGTCATGATACGGCTAGTGTCAGAAATTTATGTAATCGTGCTATTTGGATTGAAAAAGGAAGCATCGTTCAAGAAGGTTCTCCCAAAGAGGTTTGTGATCAATATCTTGAGGCTTTTTATGAAGTACAACAGGGCAAAAGTAACTCCATTGAATTTAAAACAAAAGCCCTAGATGATATTCATACTTTTATAGATCAACGTTTAGTTTATATAAATCAGTCTAACCTGCGCAATGATTTGCGTGTTTTCAAGTTTGACCCAGATGCAGCATCTTTTGGAAAAGGGGGGGCTCAAATTTATGATGTTCGCCTGCTTAATCAAAAGGGGGAGTCATTGGCTTGGATTGTTGGTGGCGAAAAAGTGACGCTTCATATCACTGCGAAAGCAAACCAAGATCTTCATTCTCCTATTATTGGTTTTTATATTAAAGATCGTCTAGGGCAAACGCTATTTGGCGATAATACATTTCTCACTTATAGTTCAGAGACAGTAGTTTGTGCTCAAAATAGTATTATTCACGCTGATTTTGTTTTTTATATGCCGCTATTGCCTTGTGGCGAATACAGCATTAATGTTGCTATAGCGAGTGGTTCTCAAGAAACACATGAACAGCATCATTGGATACACGATGCTCTATTTTTTAAATCAGAGTCCAGCAGCGTTTCATCTGGTCTTGTAGGAATTCCAATGCAAGAAATAAAATTAAATGTTTTGGAAGAAATAGATACTTCATATGTAAGTTAA